CCTTGGAAAACACCGGGCGCCAATTGACTCCCCCATTGAGATGCATGATACCGAACATCGCCTGAGTTATATGGCTCCCGAACTCGATATCGAGATTTATATGCATACCCCGGTTATAACCGACACTCAGAAGCGGTAGCGGGATATAGACGTCTCCCACCTGCGTAATCGGACCACCCAGTCCTACATGCACCGACGACTCCCCTTTCTCCAGCGGGCGAATCTGCCGTACCGGTGCGCAGCCAAAGAGAACCAAAAGGGCCGCCGGATACAAAAACAGCGTGATTCGTGAGATTCTTTTGATCATAAACTCAAGTGTATGTGTTGATTGTATGTTCTGGTTTTAAAATAATATAAACAACAGGATTTATGATTATGGTAGGGCCTGGGGGTCTATTCCCTCCCCCGGTCGGGACCATGCCAAAACCCGGCTTGGAAAATACTCTTCCTGAAAGCCCAGCCCCCCCGGGGCCTATGCTCTCTTTACTCTACACGCAAATTTCAACGGGCCTCGTTCAGTGCATCATTTCCCGGGATAGCGCAGATTATGCCGTGCCCGCACCGAATCCATCATTTCCATTATCTCGATCGTCGAGGCAAAAGAAACTGCATCGCTCTCTTTTTTTCCCCCCACAAGGCATTCTGTTACATGGCGGGTTTCATTATGGAGTCCCTGCGATTGGGGTGAAAAAGAAAATGTCTGGTCCTTTCCGTTGCGCGGGTGGAGGGTCAGTTTTGTCGCACGGTGCCAGCAGGAGTGAAAAATCAGACTCGCTTTTGTGCCGGTAATGCATGCCGTGCGATCGCCGACGCCACGAAATCCCGAGGTAAGCACCGCTCCGGCGCCTCCTGCATATTCACAGATAATCGCGTCCTTTTCATCAACACCATTCGATGCAAAGGCCATGCTTGAGTGGATGTTTTTCGGCATTCCCAGAAGCCGGTGAGAGAGCCACAGAGGATAGACCCCGACATCGAGGAGCGATCCGCCTCCCAGCTCGGGATTATACCATCGGCGAACAGGATCGTAAGGGATATAGATACTGAAATCGGCATGAACATCGGTGATTGTACCCAGAGCATGCTCTTCCAGAAGCTCTAATGCCTTTTCAAATGCAGGATTGAATCGCGCCCACATGGCTTCCATGCAGAAAAGGTTTTTCTCCCTTGCTCTGTTAACCATTTCCCTGGCCTGCACGGCATTGAGCGCAAAGGGCTTCTCGCACAAAACCGCCTTGCCGGCCTCCAGCGCCATCAGGGTGTTTTCGTAATGCAGATTGTGCGGGGTGGCAATATAGACAGCATCGATAGCAGGGTCATCCACCAACGCCCGGTAGGAGCCGTAACTCCGGGGTATGCCATAGGTGCGGGCAAATTCCTCTGCCCGCTGAGCGCTCCGGGACCCTACTCCCAGAAGCGTGGCGCCGGGGACCCGGCTAAACTGACTTGCAAAGGTATGGGCAATATCGCCGGTTGCGATGATACCCCATTGTACGTTTGACGACATACCTGTAAAATAGTAAAGACAGAAGACCGGATCAATGGATGAGCTATATATAAAGGGCTGAAAAACAAGCGGAAATGTAGCCGAAGCGTGAAAATTGTTACGATATCTTTTTTCGAAACGCTCCAGGCCGGATAGTTTATTACCATCCGGCCATACCGGCATATCAACCGCCGCAAAAGCAAGTATTCATACCACAATTGCAATCAGGCAAGCTCGAATCGGTCGGCGTTCATCACCCTGGTCCACGCTGCCACGAAATCCCGCACGAACTTATCCCGCGAATCCTCACAAGCATAGACTTCCGCGAGTGCACGAAGTTGCGAATTGGAGCCAAAAACCAGGTCGACCCGGGTACCGGTCCACGTGCGTTCGCCGGTTGCACGATCGCGCCCCTCAAAGACGTCACCTTCTTCAGATACGGGTTTCCAGACGGTTCCCATGTCAAGGAGATTCACGAAGAAATCATTGGTGAGTGTCTCCGGCCGGTCCGTGAAAACACCGTGAGGGGACTTATCGTGATTGGCATTCAGAACACGCAGGCCGCCGATAAGAACGGTCATCTCGGGAGCAGACAGAGTCAGCAGTTGCGCACGATCGATCAACAGTTCTTCTGCTGAAACAGTGTATTTTGTCTTGTTGTAGTTCCGGAACCCATCTGCAACCGGCTCGAGAAACGCAAATGACTCGACATCGGTTTGCTCCTGCGTGGCGTCCATTCGGCCGGGAGTGAAAGGAACGGTGATATCGCTGCCAGCGTTTTTTGCCGCCTGTTCAACAGCAGCACAACCACCGAGCACTATCAGGTCGGCGAGCGAAACTCTTTTCCCGTTTGTCTGGGCCTCGTTGAATGCGCTCCTGATTCCTTCGAGAACACCCAGCACTTTTTTCAGTTGCACAGGCTGATTCACTTCCCAGTCTTTCTGTGGTGCAAGGCGGATACGTGCGCCGTTGGCTCCCCCGCGATAATCGGAGCCGCGGTATGTCGACGCCGACGCCCAGGCGGTTGCAACTAGCTCGGATAGTGAAAGCCCCGAATCGAGTATCGTGCCTTTGAGATCTTCGATATCCTGTTCATTGATCAATTCGTGGTCCACCACCGGAATCGGGTCCTGCCAGATAAGGTCCTCCGAGGGGACGTCCGTGCCCAGATAGCGCGAGCGCGGCCCCATGTCCCGATGGGTCAGTTTAAGCCACGCGCGGGCGAAGACATCGGCGAAGGCTTGCTGGTCCTTGTGGAATCGACGAGAGATTGGTTCATAAATCGGGTCGTATCGAAGAGACAGATCGGCAGTGGTCATCATTGGACGGCGCTTTTTCGAGGGATTGTGAGCATCCGGGATCATGTCCTCTTCTTTGACATCCTTTGCAAGCCATTGCTTTGCCCCGGCAGGGCTTGTTACCAGTTCCCACTCATAGCCGAAAAGCATGTCGAAATAACCGCTGTCCCATTTTGTCGGGTTCGGTTTCCAGGCGCCTTCGATACCGCTGGTAGTAGTATGCTCTCCCTTGCCCGTGCCGAACCTGTTGGTCCATCCCAGACCTTGCTCTTCGAGAGGAGCAGCCTCGGGTTCCGGGCCCATCAGCGAGGGGTCTCCTGCTCCGTGCGCCTTGCCGAACGTATGGCCGCCGGCAACAAGCGCAACAGTCTCTTCATCGTTCATGCCCATGCGGGCAAAGGTCTCGCGAACATCACGGCCCGACGCCACCGGGTCGGGATTACCGTTCGGCCCTTCAGGGTTTACATAGATCAGCCCCATCTGAACCGCTGCCAGCGGGTTCTCGAGCTTGCGTTCGCCGCTATACCGCTTGTCTCCCAGCCATGTGTCTTCCCTGCCCCAGTAGATATCTTCTTCGGGCGCCCATATATCGGCGCGTCCGCCGCCAAAACCGAACGTTTTAAAGCCCATCGACTCCAGAGCGACATTGCCGGCAA
The sequence above is drawn from the Chitinivibrionales bacterium genome and encodes:
- a CDS encoding gfo/Idh/MocA family oxidoreductase, translated to MPVWPDGNKLSGLERFEKRYRNNFHASATFPLVFQPFIYSSSIDPVFCLYYFTGMSSNVQWGIIATGDIAHTFASQFSRVPGATLLGVGSRSAQRAEEFARTYGIPRSYGSYRALVDDPAIDAVYIATPHNLHYENTLMALEAGKAVLCEKPFALNAVQAREMVNRAREKNLFCMEAMWARFNPAFEKALELLEEHALGTITDVHADFSIYIPYDPVRRWYNPELGGGSLLDVGVYPLWLSHRLLGMPKNIHSSMAFASNGVDEKDAIICEYAGGAGAVLTSGFRGVGDRTACITGTKASLIFHSCWHRATKLTLHPRNGKDQTFSFSPQSQGLHNETRHVTECLVGGKKESDAVSFASTIEIMEMMDSVRARHNLRYPGK
- the katG gene encoding catalase/peroxidase HPI, whose protein sequence is MSESKKCPVTGAVSAIPAGRGASNRDWWPNRLDLGVLHQHTQVSSPMDPDFNYAEEFKKLDLDALKKDLHALMTDSQEWWPADWGHYGGLFIRMAWHSAGTYRTADGRGGANTGNQRFAPVNSWPDNGNLDKARRLLWPVKQKYGNRISWADLMILAGNVALESMGFKTFGFGGGRADIWAPEEDIYWGREDTWLGDKRYSGERKLENPLAAVQMGLIYVNPEGPNGNPDPVASGRDVRETFARMGMNDEETVALVAGGHTFGKAHGAGDPSLMGPEPEAAPLEEQGLGWTNRFGTGKGEHTTTSGIEGAWKPNPTKWDSGYFDMLFGYEWELVTSPAGAKQWLAKDVKEEDMIPDAHNPSKKRRPMMTTADLSLRYDPIYEPISRRFHKDQQAFADVFARAWLKLTHRDMGPRSRYLGTDVPSEDLIWQDPIPVVDHELINEQDIEDLKGTILDSGLSLSELVATAWASASTYRGSDYRGGANGARIRLAPQKDWEVNQPVQLKKVLGVLEGIRSAFNEAQTNGKRVSLADLIVLGGCAAVEQAAKNAGSDITVPFTPGRMDATQEQTDVESFAFLEPVADGFRNYNKTKYTVSAEELLIDRAQLLTLSAPEMTVLIGGLRVLNANHDKSPHGVFTDRPETLTNDFFVNLLDMGTVWKPVSEEGDVFEGRDRATGERTWTGTRVDLVFGSNSQLRALAEVYACEDSRDKFVRDFVAAWTRVMNADRFELA